A DNA window from Peromyscus leucopus breed LL Stock chromosome 3, UCI_PerLeu_2.1, whole genome shotgun sequence contains the following coding sequences:
- the LOC114686302 gene encoding calpastatin-like isoform X2, whose amino-acid sequence MSQPGPKPAASPRPRRGAAARHTQEHVNEKNTGSSSKSGEKKGSDEVPASSAAASKFPSMSTTEAKAVKTESEKSQSSKPSVVHEKKSQERKAKEGSEPQNLPKHASDTGSKRAPKEKAVSRSNEKTVSEKSAEPKTKSQDAPAAGGGVVAGVTVAAASDKVDDKSGIDVALDDLIDTLGEPEETNKDDPRYTGPVVLDPMDSTYIVALGIKEGTIPPEYRELLAKKEGITGPPSDSKPMGPDDAIDALSSDFTCSSLPGKQTKKEKSTGDVFKAQAAGVTRSSVPPQEKKRKVEEDVMSDQALQALSDSLGTRQPDPESHLSQAAQVKEAKAKEERQEKCGEDDDTVPAEYRLKPAVDKDGKPLLPKPEEKSKHLSEAELIGKLSEDFGRSTCQDKPSIPAEKIEKSMAPDDAVETLAGSLGKKEANPEDEKPVVDKVKEKTKEKDYEKLGEKEETIPPDYKLEEVKDKDGKPLLPKEPKEQLPPLSDDFLLDALSQDFCNTTNISSLEFEDAKLSAAISEVVSQTPVPSTHAAPSTHAAAPPPDTEHRDKELSDALDELSDRLGERQPDPDENKPVDDKVKEKIKAEHREKLGERDDTIPPEYRHLLDNDGQGKPEKPPTKKSKDPIDALSEDLNSCPSTTETSQNTAKEKSKKMGSSSKAPKNGVKTKDSSKKTEVSNPKADEKES is encoded by the exons ATGTCCCAGCCTGGCCCGAAGCCTGCCGCCTCTCCCAGGCCCCGGCGCGGCGCAGCAGCCCGCCACACCCAGGAGCATGTTAATGAAAAGAATACTGGATCATCTTCCAaatcaggagaaaagaaaggatcaGATGAGGTGCCAGCTTCATCTGCTGCAGCCAGCAAGTTTCCCAGTATGAGTACCACAGAAGCTAAGGCTGTGAAAACAGAGTCTGAGAAGTCACAGTCAAGTAAGCCATCTGTGGTTCATGAGAAAAAGTcccaagaaagaaaggcaaaggaaGGCTCAGAGCCCCAAAACCTTCCCAAGCATGCATCAGATACAGGAAGTAAGCGTGCTCCTAAAGAAAAAGCAGTTTCCAGATCAAATGAGAAGACGGTGTCAGAAAAATCAGCAGAACCAAAGACAAAATCACAAGATGCTCCTGCTGCTGGAGGGGGTGTGGTTGCTGGTGTGACAGTGGCTGCAGCATCAGACAAGGTGGATGACAAGTCAGGCATAGATGTTGCTTTAGATGACCTGATAGACACTTTAGGGGAACCTGAAGAAACTAACAAAGATGATCCACGATACACTGGACCAGTAGTTTTGGACCCAATGGATTCTACCTACATTGTGGCACTAGGTATAAAAGAAGGGACTATTCCTCCAGAGTACAGGGAACTTCTGGCTAAAAAGGAAGGGATCACAGGGCCTCCTTCAGATTCTAAACCCATGGGACCTGATGATGCTATAGACGCCTTGTCGTCTGACTTCACCTGTAGTTCTCTGCCTGGAAAGCAaactaagaaagagaaatcaACAGGGGACGTTTTCAAAGCTCAGGCTGCTGGAGTGACCAGAAGTTCTGTTCCTCcccaggagaaaaaaaggaaggtggaAGAGGATGTCATGAGTGATCAAGCCCTGCAGGCTCTGTCAGATTCACTGGGCACCCGGCAGCCAGACCCTGAGAGCCACCTTAGCCAAGCCGCACAAGTCAAAGAggcaaaagcaaaagaagaaaggcaggagaagTGTGGTGAAGACGACGACACAGTCCCGGCTGAGTACAGGTTAAAGCCGGCTGTGGATAAAGATGGAAAACCACTATTGCCAAAACCTGAAGAAAAGTCTAAGCACCTGAGTGAAGCAGAGCTGATTGGGAAACTTTCAGAAGATTTTGGCCGATCTACATGTCAAGACAAACCATCTATACCAGctgagaaaatagaaaag AGCATGGCTCCAGATGATGCTGTCGAAACCTTGGCTGGAAGCCTGGGGAAAAAAGAAGCAAATCCAGAAGATGAAAAACCTGTAGTGGATAAAGTCAAAGAGAAGACTAAagaaaaagactatgaaaaacttggtgaaaaagaagaaacaattccTCCTGATTATAAACTAGAAGAGGTCAAGGATAAGGATGGAAAGCCACTCCTGCCAAAAGAGCCCAAGGAACAACTTCCACCCTTGAGTGATGACTTCCTTCTTGATGCCTTGTCTCAGGACTTCTGCAATACCACAAACATATCGTCTCTTGAATTTGAAGATGCCAAACTTTCTGCTGCCATCTCTGAAGTAGTTTCGCAGACACCTGTGCCTAGCACCCACGCAGCTCCTAGCACCCACGCAGCAGCCCCTCCACCTGATACTGAGCACAGAGACAAAGAACTCAGTGATGCCTTGGATGAACTCTCTGACCGTCTTGGGGAAAGACAGCCTGACCCAGATGAGAACAAACCAGTAGATgataaagtaaaggaaaaaattaaagcagAACATCGTGAGAAACTTGGAGAAAGAGATGACACTATCCCACCTGAGTATAGGCATCTCCTGGACAATGATGGGCAGGGCAAACCAGAGAAGCCACCTACAAAGAAATCAAAGGACCCCATTGATGCCCTCTCAGAAGATTTGAATAGCTGCCCCTCAACTACAGAGACCTCACAGAATACAGCAAAGGAGAAGAGCAAGAAGATGGGATCAAGTTCCAAAGCACCCAAGAATGGAGTGAAAACAAAGGATTCCTCCAAGAAGACAGAAGTGTCCAATCCAAAGGCTGACGAAAAGGAAAGCTAA
- the LOC114686302 gene encoding calpastatin-like isoform X1 produces the protein MSQPGPKPAASPRPRRGAAARHTQEHVNEKNTGSSSKSGEKKGSDEVPASSAAASKFPSMSTTEAKAVKTESEKSQSSKPSVVHEKKSQERKAKEGSEPQNLPKHASDTGSKRAPKEKAVSRSNEKTVSEKSAEPKTKSQDAPAAGGGVVAGVTVAAASDKVDDKSGIDVALDDLIDTLGEPEETNKDDPRYTGPVVLDPMDSTYIVALGIKEGTIPPEYRELLAKKEGITGPPSDSKPMGPDDAIDALSSDFTCSSLPGKQTKKEKSTGDVFKAQAAGVTRSSVPPQEKKRKVEEDVMSDQALQALSDSLGTRQPDPESHLSQAAQVKEAKAKEERQEKCGEDDDTVPAEYRLKPAVDKDGKPLLPKPEEKSKHLSEAELIGKLSEDFGRSTCQDKPSIPAEKIEKLKDTSPTPVAEAVPQASMCSIQSAPPKPASSKSMAPDDAVETLAGSLGKKEANPEDEKPVVDKVKEKTKEKDYEKLGEKEETIPPDYKLEEVKDKDGKPLLPKEPKEQLPPLSDDFLLDALSQDFCNTTNISSLEFEDAKLSAAISEVVSQTPVPSTHAAPSTHAAAPPPDTEHRDKELSDALDELSDRLGERQPDPDENKPVDDKVKEKIKAEHREKLGERDDTIPPEYRHLLDNDGQGKPEKPPTKKSKDPIDALSEDLNSCPSTTETSQNTAKEKSKKMGSSSKAPKNGVKTKDSSKKTEVSNPKADEKES, from the coding sequence ATGTCCCAGCCTGGCCCGAAGCCTGCCGCCTCTCCCAGGCCCCGGCGCGGCGCAGCAGCCCGCCACACCCAGGAGCATGTTAATGAAAAGAATACTGGATCATCTTCCAaatcaggagaaaagaaaggatcaGATGAGGTGCCAGCTTCATCTGCTGCAGCCAGCAAGTTTCCCAGTATGAGTACCACAGAAGCTAAGGCTGTGAAAACAGAGTCTGAGAAGTCACAGTCAAGTAAGCCATCTGTGGTTCATGAGAAAAAGTcccaagaaagaaaggcaaaggaaGGCTCAGAGCCCCAAAACCTTCCCAAGCATGCATCAGATACAGGAAGTAAGCGTGCTCCTAAAGAAAAAGCAGTTTCCAGATCAAATGAGAAGACGGTGTCAGAAAAATCAGCAGAACCAAAGACAAAATCACAAGATGCTCCTGCTGCTGGAGGGGGTGTGGTTGCTGGTGTGACAGTGGCTGCAGCATCAGACAAGGTGGATGACAAGTCAGGCATAGATGTTGCTTTAGATGACCTGATAGACACTTTAGGGGAACCTGAAGAAACTAACAAAGATGATCCACGATACACTGGACCAGTAGTTTTGGACCCAATGGATTCTACCTACATTGTGGCACTAGGTATAAAAGAAGGGACTATTCCTCCAGAGTACAGGGAACTTCTGGCTAAAAAGGAAGGGATCACAGGGCCTCCTTCAGATTCTAAACCCATGGGACCTGATGATGCTATAGACGCCTTGTCGTCTGACTTCACCTGTAGTTCTCTGCCTGGAAAGCAaactaagaaagagaaatcaACAGGGGACGTTTTCAAAGCTCAGGCTGCTGGAGTGACCAGAAGTTCTGTTCCTCcccaggagaaaaaaaggaaggtggaAGAGGATGTCATGAGTGATCAAGCCCTGCAGGCTCTGTCAGATTCACTGGGCACCCGGCAGCCAGACCCTGAGAGCCACCTTAGCCAAGCCGCACAAGTCAAAGAggcaaaagcaaaagaagaaaggcaggagaagTGTGGTGAAGACGACGACACAGTCCCGGCTGAGTACAGGTTAAAGCCGGCTGTGGATAAAGATGGAAAACCACTATTGCCAAAACCTGAAGAAAAGTCTAAGCACCTGAGTGAAGCAGAGCTGATTGGGAAACTTTCAGAAGATTTTGGCCGATCTACATGTCAAGACAAACCATCTATACCAGctgagaaaatagaaaagttgAAGGACACATCCCCAACTCCTGTGGCCGAGGCTGTGCCTCAGGCCTCCATGTGCAGTATACAGTCAGCACCACCCAAACCAGCATCTTCGAAGAGCATGGCTCCAGATGATGCTGTCGAAACCTTGGCTGGAAGCCTGGGGAAAAAAGAAGCAAATCCAGAAGATGAAAAACCTGTAGTGGATAAAGTCAAAGAGAAGACTAAagaaaaagactatgaaaaacttggtgaaaaagaagaaacaattccTCCTGATTATAAACTAGAAGAGGTCAAGGATAAGGATGGAAAGCCACTCCTGCCAAAAGAGCCCAAGGAACAACTTCCACCCTTGAGTGATGACTTCCTTCTTGATGCCTTGTCTCAGGACTTCTGCAATACCACAAACATATCGTCTCTTGAATTTGAAGATGCCAAACTTTCTGCTGCCATCTCTGAAGTAGTTTCGCAGACACCTGTGCCTAGCACCCACGCAGCTCCTAGCACCCACGCAGCAGCCCCTCCACCTGATACTGAGCACAGAGACAAAGAACTCAGTGATGCCTTGGATGAACTCTCTGACCGTCTTGGGGAAAGACAGCCTGACCCAGATGAGAACAAACCAGTAGATgataaagtaaaggaaaaaattaaagcagAACATCGTGAGAAACTTGGAGAAAGAGATGACACTATCCCACCTGAGTATAGGCATCTCCTGGACAATGATGGGCAGGGCAAACCAGAGAAGCCACCTACAAAGAAATCAAAGGACCCCATTGATGCCCTCTCAGAAGATTTGAATAGCTGCCCCTCAACTACAGAGACCTCACAGAATACAGCAAAGGAGAAGAGCAAGAAGATGGGATCAAGTTCCAAAGCACCCAAGAATGGAGTGAAAACAAAGGATTCCTCCAAGAAGACAGAAGTGTCCAATCCAAAGGCTGACGAAAAGGAAAGCTAA